The sequence below is a genomic window from Pseudomonas cannabina.
CGCGCGTAACGCTCACGGAGAGGGAGGCTGTTGAAGGAACTTAGTGTGCCAAGGGTGGGGACAGTTGGCTATTTTTGCAGCGCCTCCCTAGGTATCCTCTGAAAAAGCCCATTTTTTTGGAGAGGAACCGGGCTGGAGCGCCTGTATTTACTGGCTTCGACTTTTGAAGAAAAGGCTTTTTCAGACCTTCCCTAGAGGGTGTAGACAAAATAAATTAAACTTTCACTCCCTTGTCTGAATAGCCCTCAAGCCATGCCTAAAACCGGACGTCCTCGCTCGATTGCCGCCGAGCACTATCCCGTGCTGGTGAAACTCGCTCATGCACAGCCCTATTCCAGCCAGGCCGAATTGGCGCTCGTATTCTTCGCCGAAACCGGTATCACTGCGCATCCCGACACCTTTGCAAAAGCGTTGAAAATGGCAGGGATTACGCGTGTAAAGCAGCGGGCCAAGGGAAGTTTTCAGTCACCTGAACCTAATAAAGCCTATGGCTACAATGAAACCCACCGCCGCCAACTGCCGGAGCAGCTATATCCGAGTTGCTTGACAGATACCGAGTGGGCACTGGTCGCCGACCTGTTTGAAAGCCAGGGCGGACGAGGAGTGCCACCGCTTCACTCTCGGCGCACGTTGCTGGAAGCCTGTTGCTATGTCGTACGCACGGGGTGCTCATGGCGAATGCTACCCCGCGATTTTCCTCATTGGGACAATGTCTACAAAACGTTCCGCCGGTGGAGCGCTCAAGGCAAGTTCGAGCAAATGCATGATCGCTTGCGAGCTCAATGGCGTGAGCGGGAAGAACGCGCTGACAGCCCGTCAGCAGCGATCCTGGATTCACAGTCGACCCGCAGTTCTCCTCAAGGCGGTGACAGCGGCTACGACGCAGGCAAAAAAGTGAAGGGGCGTAAACGAAGTCTGATTGTCGATACATTGGGCCTGCTGCTGGCTGTCAGTATCAGTGCTGCAAGCGTGCAGGATCGTGACGCGGCGGATGATGCGGTGGCGTACTCGAAGGAAAAATATCCGTCACTGAGCACGCTTTTTGTTGATAGTGCGTACGCAGGAAAATGGGCACAGCGCACCCATCAACTGCACGCTATCGATGTTCAAGTGATCCGTGGCCCGAATAACAGAAGAACAGGGCAATGGCACTCTGAACAAGGCGATCTATTTTCCGTGGAGCCTGTTCAGACTGGATTTGTGGTCATGCCCAAGCGATGGGTAGTGGAGCGAACTCATGCCTGGAATGAGAGAGCTCGGCGACTGATCATGCATCATGATCGCCTTTTTGCGGTAAGCGAGGCATGGGTTTGGTTGGCCGAGGCTCGAATACTCGCGCGCCGACTCACTACATGATTTTGTCTACACCCTCCTAGGTAGCTCGGTCGCCTCAACCATCACTAGGTCCCGCGAACAGAAACCAGCGAGGAAAGCCGTTGAATGGGATTCCTAGCTAGGACCCAAACACGCGTTCGGCTGTGTGTCAAAGTGGCATCTCAAACATCAAATCTAGCTGTCTATCGGCTGCCCATCCTTTTATCAACATGCGGGCCGGCATAGGCGCAGCTCGGCTCCGACGCCCACCATATACGACATAACGGAAGTGGCGGAGCAATCGAAGTCGGAAGCAACTGAATATAGATAGTCGCCAGCGCAACTATCCCCGTTCAAAGGTACAGCAATTTACTAAGGTGCGGAGCTTGGCAAGCTGGAGGCTGCGAACATGTTATTCACTACCGACTCGCTTGAGCTGATATTGACGATTTTGAAGAGTGAATCGAATGATGTTCCGCGAAAGTACCCACATCCAAAAATGAAAAAGCCACCCGAAGGTGGCTAAATCATTGAAAAATATGGTCGGGACGGAGTGATTCGAACACTCGACCCCTAGCACCCCATGCCTGTGGCACCCCAGCAAACACACAGCCTATGGCTGTTTTCTATGGCGCTCGCTGCAATCGAATAGCTATAGATCATCATAGGTGTACGAGAAGTCACGCAAAAGTCACGCACCCTTCCCCGGCGTCCTGCCGACGAACAAACCAAACCCCTCAGCTTCAGCCAGTTCTATCTCAACCCAAATCTTGGCGCAGTCGAGCAGCTCGAGCATTTCGCCGAACTCTTCGCTGCACACCTGGCCGCCGTCCAGTGCAGCTTTAGCCAGGTCGATCAGTCGTTGCCGGTGCTGGTCATGCTCAGCCAGGAACGACCCGCGGTCATCAATGCACCGATTCCACTCGGCCAGCGGGTCAGTCTTGTCCAAGCACCACCTCCCGGCACCACCACGACTGCCAATAGAAGGCATCACCGACCTGCTCAATACCGGTCAGGTTCTTTCCGTTGGTTGCCATGCTGGTGATCGTGACATCGATGAGTGGCGGTATCACGTCCGGCAGATGAGGTGATGACTTGTACAGGAAGGCGCTGATAGCGATGCGGCCCAGCGCCTCGATCTTGTACTCGGCAATCTGGATATCACCACGGACCGGCTCAATCCGGTGAAGCTCCTTGCGGTCGATGGCGATGCCAAGATGACGCCGCCTGAGGATGAGATAGTGCATTTTACGCTACCGAATTACTGTATATGCAGCCAGTAGAATCGATATGGGGTTTGCCGGGCAATACTGTATGAGTAGATTTTCGACAGGTGGCGGCAGCCTAAACCTTGCGGATGCCGAACTGCGCGACCTTCACCGTGGTGTTCTGCGCCACGCCGACGGCCAGGTACAGACCCATGCGCGAGGTGATCACCGTCTCGGTCAGATCAACAGTACCGCGCTGCGTCTCAAGTTGCCCGATGAAGCTGGCGGGTAGCGTGAACGGTTCCTGGTACTTGTCCATCGACCGAAAGTAGATTGTTGTGGACGTGCCGCTGACGGGCTTGGTGAATGTCAGCTCAGCCTCCCAGCCCAGAATTCCGCGCGATGAACCAGCAATCTCCACGGCCGATACCATCTCGATGACGTCGCCGGCTGCCAGATTGCCCATTGTGACGTTGGCGATCGGCTGCACATACACATAGCCACCCGCCGCCGCCAGGGTTCCGCCCAGTTCGATGCACTGCGCCTCGCCGTAGGCGGCAGGCTCCTTGTACCACCGCGTGGTGATACCGGTCAGGCCAGAGCCAACTGCCTTGTAGCCGTCCGCCAGCACAGACCCAGCCACAGCGCTCACGCCAGCCGGAAGCGTGCCGCCAGTGCCCGTCAGCAACGGGTTGGCATTGAGGCAGCCATAGGGCCTGATAGTCGAATAAATGTCGCCGGCGTCCGTCGGCAGCGGGATGCCGGGGAATTCGAAGTTGGCATTGATGATCGGCACGATACGTGAGCTGAGGAAGTCCGCGCCCAAGATGTTCGGGTGCAGACCCTCCACGGTCATATCTTCGGTGAAGCCGTCCCAGATGTTCACCACTGGTACAAACTGGCTGACGTAGCTCAACACCCAGTCTTTGTAGGCGATCGCATCAGCCAGCGCCTGCCCGGTCAGCGCCTTGCTGCCGAAGCGCGGAGTTCCGGTGCCCACGATCAGGTACTTGCCCGGAGTGTTCAGGAACGCGGTGACGATCTTCATCACGTTGGCTTTGGAGTCCGCCAGCGTCATGCCCGACGTTGTGCTGTCGTTGGTGCGGGACAGCAGCATCCACAGATCGGCGGTGGACGACGCGATGCAGGCCGGCAGCTTGGCAAGGAACTGGCCGGTGTGGTCACCGACCTTTCCCTGGTTGTCGAGGTAGCTGGGGAACAGGCCGGTGCGCGCCGCAATCATCGCCGCATAGCCGTAGGCCTCGGTTCCGTAAACGGTCGGGCCTACGGTGTGGCAGTTGCCGGAGAAGCTGTCACCGAGCAGGCCCAGGCCACGGCGGATTGGCTGACGGCGTGGAGCCGGATTAACCAGAAGGCTCATCGCGTCACCTCGAAATAAGCGCCGGCAGTCGGGGTGATCCGGGTATAGGAGCTACCCAGCTCCAGAAGATATCCGCCGTCCTTGGCAAGCGTATCGGTCACAACCCAGTTATCGCCGGCCTTTTTCTCGACCGTCACCGTGCCGCCGTTTGCTTTGACGATCAGCATCGTCCGCCCCATGTCTCTTTGAATCAGCTGGGTATTTGCCATTTTATTGTTCCGTTACTCGGAGGTAATCAGGGGTCTTGGGAGCGCATCAACAAGGCGGTTACACGCCTGCCCTGCTATTTGGGACTGGTCATAAGCCTTAGCCAGCTCTCTCGCTCGCGCGTCAGCCCTGCCGAGCAGGTCGGAGAGCACCATAGCGGCGCGGGTGGCTGCCTTGCCTCGTTCGGCAGCTCCGGTATCGCTGGGCACGCAACTTGCCGTTGCTGCCATTTT
It includes:
- a CDS encoding IS5-like element ISPsy19 family transposase; its protein translation is MPKTGRPRSIAAEHYPVLVKLAHAQPYSSQAELALVFFAETGITAHPDTFAKALKMAGITRVKQRAKGSFQSPEPNKAYGYNETHRRQLPEQLYPSCLTDTEWALVADLFESQGGRGVPPLHSRRTLLEACCYVVRTGCSWRMLPRDFPHWDNVYKTFRRWSAQGKFEQMHDRLRAQWREREERADSPSAAILDSQSTRSSPQGGDSGYDAGKKVKGRKRSLIVDTLGLLLAVSISAASVQDRDAADDAVAYSKEKYPSLSTLFVDSAYAGKWAQRTHQLHAIDVQVIRGPNNRRTGQWHSEQGDLFSVEPVQTGFVVMPKRWVVERTHAWNERARRLIMHHDRLFAVSEAWVWLAEARILARRLTT
- a CDS encoding SGNH/GDSL hydrolase family protein, whose product is MSLLVNPAPRRQPIRRGLGLLGDSFSGNCHTVGPTVYGTEAYGYAAMIAARTGLFPSYLDNQGKVGDHTGQFLAKLPACIASSTADLWMLLSRTNDSTTSGMTLADSKANVMKIVTAFLNTPGKYLIVGTGTPRFGSKALTGQALADAIAYKDWVLSYVSQFVPVVNIWDGFTEDMTVEGLHPNILGADFLSSRIVPIINANFEFPGIPLPTDAGDIYSTIRPYGCLNANPLLTGTGGTLPAGVSAVAGSVLADGYKAVGSGLTGITTRWYKEPAAYGEAQCIELGGTLAAAGGYVYVQPIANVTMGNLAAGDVIEMVSAVEIAGSSRGILGWEAELTFTKPVSGTSTTIYFRSMDKYQEPFTLPASFIGQLETQRGTVDLTETVITSRMGLYLAVGVAQNTTVKVAQFGIRKV